The window AGGAGCGTAAGAAGGAAGCCAAGCGGAAGATCTCCAGCCTGTCCTTCAccctggaggaggaagaagagggaggcgaggaggaagaggaggcggCCATGTATGAGGAGGAGATGGAAAGGGAAGGTGAGGGCTGGCTTGAGTCGGAGCCCTGCCCGCAGCCCCTGGGGAGGGGTCCCCAATGTGAGAGGCTGTCAGCAAAGCTGATGCCCTGTCAAGATGGCTCCAAAAGCTGCCCTCCGGAGGCACCACGCACAGTAgagcggggaggggagaggctggTCTAGACCAGGCTGGCTGGGCAcattttctgtgatgatggaaatgttagAGTCTGTGCCACCCAATATGGTACACTTGCTGCAGGTGGCTTGTATGACTGGGGTACTAAATGGTTAATTCTGTTTGATTTGTTTCAGCGTAAATGTATACAGCCAGAGAAATTCCGCGGCTACTAGTCAGACACTGCAGGTCTCAGCTGTGAGAACAAGGGGGTGTCAGGGAAAGCTCGGGATGGCTAGGGAGTGAGAGTAAAGCCAGCCTGGCCTCCACATGCGCCACATACCTGtgctgtgcctggccagggcACATAGGGTGTTGTCCCTCTCCTGGTGGAAGTCACGGGTCACCATGCACTGAAGACACTACTCAGGGTTACTGCTCTGCTCGGGGCCCACCGGGCTAACCCAGCGGtcaaggaaggaggggagggttGAGTTAGGCCCTAAGGATGAGGGGAGTTGCATTCCCCAGAGGCAGGGAGGCGACGAGAAAGTACATGCCGGAAGCTCAGCAGGAAAGAGCTTTTCAAAACGTTTGAAGATTGGGAGCAAGTTGTGTCATGGGCCCCTggagggtgtggtggcagttCTAGAAATTGTGTCACCCAGGGAATGGCGGAAGGAGAGAAGCGAGGCAGGGGATGGTGCTTTGTGGCTGTGGTAacaggctgggtgccatggctttGAGGGGAGTGCGGGATTGTGGGAAGGAAGAACCTGCCAGCCACCTGCCATTTGGGTTCCGTGTTCCAGCAGCCACtgtaaaacatagaaaaaaaacaagcagGATTTTAGTATGACATTGTATTTAATCCAGTGTATCCAAAATATCACCATTGCGGCAGGCGCACTAGCTGCGATGCTGGGGTGCTGTGTGCAGCGGGAGCTACtggtttgtgtttgtgtttttgttttggtggtggttgttgtttttgagacagtgtctccctgtggcccaggctggagtgcagaggtgcgatcacAGTttacttcagccttgacctcctggactcaagggaccctcccacctcagccacttgagtagctgggactacaggcgctttgtatttttgtattttttgtagagatggaatctcgccatgttgcccaagctggtctcgaacttgggAGCTACTGGCGTGGACAGTGCAGGCCTGGGGGAAAGGTTGTCACCCTCACTGTGTGTCACTGGGGCATTTACAAAACACTGCTTGGTGggctcttccctccctccacaggTTCTGTTTAGGGGGCCCAGCCACAAGACCCTGACGTCCATTTTTGTTAAAGCTCTCCACGTGATTCTAATCTGCAACCGGGCTCTAGAATCTCTGCCCTTGAGCATCAGGCTAAAGAGTTTAgacttatctttttttgttgttcttttctttctttttttgttttttttttttttgagatgaggtctcactctgttgcccaggctagagtgcagtggtttgatcacggctcactgcagccccgacctcccaggctcaagcgatcctcccacctcagcctcccgagtcccagctactgggactcgggactacaggtgctgggactacaggtgcgtcaccacacccggctgatttttttgagttttagtagagacgaggtcttgctatgttgcccatgctggtctccgcctcctgggctcaagcagtccttctgccttatcctccccaagtgttgggttGACAAGCATGAGTCTGTGTCCCCGCCCTAGGCTTGTCTTCTAGATCAACTGTTCTCAAGGTATGCTTGGGGGACCCCGGGCGTCAGCCACATCAAAATCGTTTTTATAATAATGCTATGATATTCGGCTTCGTTTTGTTCCAGAGATCACCACGAAGAAGAGAAAACTGGGGAAGAACCCAGACGTTGACACAAGCTTCTTGCCTGATCGAGACCGCGAGGTAAAGGCTACCTGGCCCTGACCCCGGCCTGGACTCCAGCCCTGGTGGAGACCCTTGCTCAGGGAGCCAGGCTCTGCATGCACCCTGAGCAGCCCTGGGCCTCACCCGTCTGCCTGCTCCCTCTCCCAGGAGGAGGAGAATCGGCTTCGGGAAGAGCTGCGGCAGGAGTGGGAAGCCAAGCAGGAGAAGATCAAGAGTGAGTGTTTGCGGAGTCAGACGCGAGGGGCCTGGGCCCAAGCCAGCTTCCCTGTCCACAGCCTCCTGGGTGGTGCGCTGAGCCCCAAGGCTGCTCTCAGTGGGGCTGGGGTGCCTGGGTCTGGAGACCAAGAGGCAGCTCTGCCTTGTAGGCGAGGAGATCGAGATCACCTTCAGCTACTGGGATGGCTCTGGGCACCGGCGGACAGTCAAGGTAGGCAGCGTGCAGCCTGCTTCCTGCTCACCATGGGCCCAGCCTCCCTCAGGTTCCGTGGGAAGGAACTGACCTTCCTGACTTGGGAAGCACCAGGGATCCTGAGAATAACAGGCTCCAGGGCCTGGCCCCCTGTCTGGGGAGTGAGGCCCAGGCCTGGGTGAGGCTCTGCAGTCTCTGGCAGGGCCCTCTGGGCCTCTGCCTTGTTGAGAGCCCTTCTGCAGGCTTCTGCCTTCCCTTCCCAACTCCTGGATTCCCGGATGCAGATGAGAAAGGGCAACACCATGCAGCAGTTCCTGCAGAAGGCGCTCGAGATCCTTCGGAAAGacttcagtgagctgaggtgtgaggtgtgcgtgtgtgcacggTGGTGTGTGTGGCACCTGTGCCTCCAGCCCGGGTGCCAGACACCCAGTGTGATGTGGGCGCTGCCTGGGCAAGCAAGCAGCGTGCTGGGTACTCTCCTCCCAAAAGAGGGGGTCAGgctcctcttcccttctctcccaccaGAGAGAGCTTTGCTGAGAGCAGCCTGCCTTGGTTCCTTAGCCCAAAGGTGGAGGGTGCTGGGCGCCAGTCCTGTGCTCACTAAACCATGGAGCTTCCCTCAGAGCCAACTGGCCACTGCCTCCCAGCCCCAGCACGGGCTCTCCTGGGCtggctgcctcctccctccctgggcAGGAGTGCTGTCCTCTTGCCCACgccctcctgccttcctccctcaggTCCGCAGGGGTGGAGCAGCTCATGTACATCAAGGAGGACTTGATCATTCCTCACGTGAGTCCCTTCAGCCCCAGTACCCGTAGTGGGTGCTGTGCCCTGGGCTTTGGCTCAGACTGGTGGGGGCAGTGTGCGCAGGcggggggtgtggggaggggccgACATGGACCATCAAGGCGCCACTTTCCTGCCCTTGGCTCCCAGCATCACAGCTTCTACGACTTCATCGTCACCAAGGCACGGGGCAAGAGTGGTGAGTGCCCCCGGCCCAGCCGCCCCCATAGCACCTTGCCCCCGATATTGTCACTGGGGCAGCAGCGGGACATTGGGCTGTCTGCTTCTTCCCTGCAGGGCCACTCTTCAACTTTGATGTTCATGACGATGTGCGGTTGCTCAGTGACGCCACTGTGGAGAAGGATGAGGTACAGCATAGGAGGCCGTGTGAGGGGGAACGGGTGTCCCTGGGCTATGGAGGAGAAGCCAAGGGAAGGGGAGGTCGTCAGGCGGCCCTGTGCCCTCTTCCTCCCTTAGTCACACGCAGGCAAGGTGGTGCTGAGGAGCTGGTACGAGAAGAACAAGCACATCTTCCCCGCCAGCCGCTGGGAACCCTACGACCCTGAAAAGAAGTGGGACAAGTACACGGTGAGGAGGGGCTGGCAGGGACCCCTCCAAGTTGGGGATGGCAGCCAGCCCCTGCTCACCCCTTGCCTTCCTTGTctcctctgcctgccttgtcctcatACCAGATCCGCTGAGCATCCAGGAGGCTGCGCGGCCCCGGCTCCTCAGCTCCCTCAGTGTGCCCCGTGGTGTCCCCGGGACTCCAGGCACCCACTCCCCTGCGACCATGCCAGGCACACTGGGAGGAGGACGGCAGCTGCTCGTGGCCTGCCCCTGGCACGTCAGTGACTGCTTTATTCTTTTCCAATAAAGAAGTGCACATATCAGAGCTGGAGCGCCTGCAGTGTGAGAAACCATTTGTGTTCGGACCAAATTCATTTGTCATTTTGACCATTTAAAACTGTACAATTTGGTGGCATTTAGCACATTTGCCATGTTGTGTAATCATCACCCTGGTCTGCTTCCAGGACATTCTCATCCCTCCAAAAGGCCCTGTGGCCACGGGCAGACTCCTCCCCTCACATCCCCCCACCAGGCTGTCATGTGCTTGCTGTCTCCATGGATTGACCTGTTCTGGACGTGTCATACGTGCCTGGGGAGTCTTGTCACCGTGGCAGCCCCACCATCCCTGAGGTGTCTTTGTGGCACTGTGCTTCTTGACCGTGGACACCTGTCCTTGGGCAGTGGTGGCTCTGGTGGGTGGGAAGGGGGTTCCTCCCCAGGCCTCTCTCCCAGGCCCTTGGGCTCCTGTTGAGTTTCCCGTAGGGGATGTGGCCGTCCTGTGGCCACAAAAACCCACCCTGCCTTCCTTGCTCTGGGCCGTCCCAGCACAGTCAGTCTGCTGTGGTGCCCTGTGCTCGACACTTGCCCGCCCTGCCCTGCTCAGACAGCCCTCAGGGCAGGATCCAGATCAGGGGTAGGTCCAGGACCCCTACTCTGCCACCTCAGCAGCTGGTTCCCCAAGTTCCACTTGGctaagctgaggcaggcaggcctggctccaggaggctgaggaaggccaGCTGACAGCTCCCTGTTTCCTCCCCTGGCCTGAAGCCAAGAAGAAAGGACAGGGGATAGCCCCTCACTGGCCAGGAGCACCCCAGCCCTGGATCTGGCCTCCCCTTCCTGGCAAATGTGGAGATCTGATGGTGCCCGATAGTGCAGAGGCCCCATTGTCTCATTCATCGTGGCCGGGAAGTAGCCACCTGGCGTCGCTAGGAATAGAGATGAGAGTAgagtaatgttttctttctttcttttctatccttccctccttccttccttccttccttccttccatccctccctccctccctccctccttccttccttccttccctccctccttctctccttccttccctccctccctccctccttccctccttccttccttccctccctccctccttccctccttccttctctccctccctccctccttccttccctccctccctccctccctccttccctccctccctccttccctccctccctccttccctccctccttccctccttccttctttccttccttccttccctccctccttccttccttccctccttccttccttccctccctcccccctccctccctccttccctccttccttccttccctccctcccttcctccttccctccttccttccttccctccttccttccctccctccctccctccttccctccttccttccttccttccttctttccttccttccttccctccctccttccctccttccttccttccctccctccctccctccttccttcctttcctttcctttcttttcctttcctttcttttcctttcctttcctttcctttccttcctttcctttttttcttctttcttttttttttttttgagactgggtcttgctctttctcccaggctggagtgcagtggtgcaatctcagctcgctgcagcccccacctcctgggctcaagtgatcctcccaccttagcctcctgagtagctgggactacaggtgtgtaccacaatgcccagctatttttattttatttttatgtacatgaaaattggaacagaatttaaattttttttttttttttgtagagatggggtcttgctctgttgcccaggctggtctcgaactgctgggctcaagtgatcctgccacctcagcctcccaaattgctgggattgcaggtgtgagccactgtgtttggcTGAGTAGGCTGTTTGATGCTCTGGAACCAGATAAGGTCACCAAGGATCAGTGTGTGCCAGGGGTGGTCACCTACTTTGCTCACCCGGGCCTCGTTCCTGGGAGCTGTGTGTGTAGAaaacagagagggagggaaacaaaacaaaatgtagaaCAAGATGAACTGGCCTTTCTGGCGTGGACATATTTAAGCTGACATCCAAATGACAAGAAGTCAGCCATTCTGATGCGGGagggtgttccaggcagagggaacaccaAGTCTGGATCAAAGGTGAGCTggaggccgggtgccgtggctcacgcctgtaatcccagcactttgggaggctgaggcgggtggatcacttgaggtggggagttcgagaccagtctgaccaacatggtgaaaccccgtctctactaaaaatacaaaaattagctgggtgtggtggcaagtgcctgttatctcagctactcaggaggctgaagcaggagaatcgcttgagtccgggaggcggatgttgcagtgagccgaaatcgtgccactgcattccagcctggatgacaagagtgaaactccgtctcaaaaaaaaaaaaaaaaaaaaaaaaaaaaaaaaaaaaaggtgagctGGGCTGGAACAAGGGGAAGCTACCTTTTTCCCTCACCTTCACTGTCCAGCAGAAGCCATGTATTCAGGCGGTTCCCATGTCAGCATGGAAGCCAGTTCCTGCAATGTCCGCAACAGAGATGTGCTTTTCTTCACTGCCTGCTTACCTGTCCTCTTTCTCTAGACAAAGACAAGCTCCTATGGCTGCCCCTCCTGGCCCTCACCTTTCTCGCATGAAAGGTATTGCGCTTGCATGCTGTTCGACACCGTGTGATATAGTGTCCATTAGCGATATATCCCAATACTCGGCATCTTTCCACATGGGTGCATAGAGACCCTCATTCTCTCTTCAGCTGCAGAGTCGGCATGGCAGATACTGGCCAACTCCACTCCTTAGGGCCTGCCCACTTGGCAGCCCCATGGGCAGGATGAGGGCCGGCTCCCCCAGCCTTGCCCACACAGTGCCCTCACTCGCTACCAGGAGACGCATGCCAAGCTGAGATGGAGACATGGTTTCTCAGCATggggttttgtttcttctttgtgtttttaattttttcaactgAGGAAAAATTCACATAACAGAAAAGTAGccattaaccattttaaaatttacaatttggTGGCATTtggtacattcacattgttgtgtgaCCATTGCCTCTCTCTACCGGAACATTTTCATCCCCAAAAGGAGATCCGGTGGTTATTCAGCAGTCTCTCCCCATTCCCCCACTCCTCAGGCCCTGGCAGCTGCTAATCTACCGTCTCAATGGATTGGACTGTTCTGGAAGTTTCAcatcaatggaatcatacaatacatgaccttttgtgtctggcttgtttttcTTAGCATCGTGTTTTTGAGGTTCATGGCTTACTTTTTATAACTGAGTCGTAGTCCGTTATCTGTGTACACCACAtcttgtttatctattcatccatggATGGGCATTTCAGGTGTtcctaccttttggctattgtaaataatgctgctatgaacattcgcgtacaagtttttgtttgaccTTAGTgtggtttttaatttgtatttctcttttcacATGTTTAAAAACTATGcgcattttatttctcctgcaAACTGTCTATTCCTGACATTTGCCCATTAATTGTATTGTTggtcttcttgtttttttttttttttaaagagacaggatctcactgtgttgcccaggctggttttgaaatcttgggctcaagcgatcctcctgccttggcctcttgttGGTCTTTTTTTATCTAGAAAtcggtcaggtgcagtggctcacgcctgtaatcccagcactttgggaggccgaggtgggcagatcacttgaggtcaggagtttgagaccaacctggccaacatggtgaaataccatctctactaaaaatacaaaaattagctgggcgtggtggtgggtgcctgtaatctcagctgctcaggaagctgaggcaggagaattgcttgaacccaggaggcgggggttgcagtgagccgagatcgcaacactgcactccagcctgggtgacagagcgaaactctgtctcaaataaataaataaataatatgtagaaTCCTAGGTACCTTCCATGTATGAGAGAGAGGTACCCCTTTGTGTTATATAGTGCAAATACTTTTCCTCGTTTTTCATTGATTTGATGGTGTTTTTTAGACACGAGAGATGTTTATTTTTAGATAGTTGGACTCTTTTGTCTTCTATGCCTTCTGGGTTTGAGGTCATAGTTAGAAGGTCTTCTGGAAGTCAGTGTTATAAAGGAAGTGATAGGAGGCTTTTGCCAGGAGCAAGACATAATCTTAAGTTTTCCAGTCACTCTTGTAGCAGTGTGGCAAAGGGACTGGGGGAGGGCAAGCATGGGATGCCAGTGAGGAGGCCACCACAGCCATCCTGATGAGAGGCTGGTGGCTTGGACCAGCGTGGGGACAGAAGATCAGCTTCTGGATAGATTTTGGGGGGAAAGCCAACAAGATTTGCTGATGAATAGGACATGGAgtttgagagaaagaaaggagtcaaGAACACCACTTTGGCCTGAGCAAGAGGAAGAACCTTTACTAAGATGCGGGGCATGCGAAGAGAAGCAAGTCTAGGGTGAACAATGAAGGCTTCGCTTGTGGAAATGGTATGTTGAGATGCCTATTAGATCCAAGCAGAGATTTGGATCTATGAACCTGGAGCTTGGAGTTCACAGGAGAGCTCGAGAGGATGGAGTGAGAAATTGCAGAGCTGTCAAGACAGACATGGCTGATGCTCTGGAACTAGAAAGATCGCCAAGGGAATCAAAGGGTAACACCTGCTCGTCCCGTCAAGCCAATGGATGAGATGACAAAGATGGGactaaggccaggtgcagtggctcacacctgtaatcccagcactttgggaggcctaggcaggtggattgtttgagcccaggagttcgagaccagctgggcaacatagtgagactctgtgtgtatagaaaatacaaagattagctgggtgtggtggcacacacctgtagtcccagctacttgggaggctgaggtggacggatcacttgagcccaggaggtggagaccagcctgggcaacatggtgaaaccctgtctctacaaaaaattcaaaaattagcctggcatggtggcatgcacctgtagtcctagctacttgggaggctgaggtgggaagattgcttgagcctgggaaggcaaggctgcactccagcccgggtgacaaagtgagacattGTCTCCAAAAAGatcattatacaaaaatcaattttttaaagttttttgagatagagtcttgctctctgttgcctaggctggagtgcaatggcatgatcttggctcactgcaacctctgcctcttgggttcaagcgattgcccccctcctcagcctcccaagtaactgggattacaggtgcccgccaccatgcctggccaatttttgtatttttagtagagacggagttttgtcatcttggccaggctggtctcgaattcctgatctcaagtgatccgcccacctctgcctcccaaagtgcttggattgcaggcatgagccaccacacctggccaatcaattgtatttctatacacaatccaaaatgaaattaagaaaataattccatttataacagtgtcaaaaaagaataaaatacttattaatagatttttttaaaagaagcatgagatttgtacactgaaaactacaaaacatcattgaaagaaattcaagaagacctaaataaatggaaagacatctgtattagtcatggttctccagagaaacagaaccaacaggacacacacacacagtttattTTAAGGATTTGGTTCACACAATTGTCGGGGCTGACAAGTTGGTGTGAAATTTGTAGGACAGGCTGATGGGCTGGAAACTCGGAGAATTTCTGTGTTACagtcttgttgttgttgttgaaatggagtctcactcttgttgcccagcctggagtgcaatggcacgatctcagctcactgcaacctctgcctcctgggttcaagcgattctcttttctcagcttcccgagtagctgggattacaggtgcccgccaccacgcccaactaatttttgtatttttagtagagacggggtttcatcatgttggccagtctggtctcgaactcctgacctcaggtaatctgcctgccttggcctcccaaagtgctgggatgacagacatgagccaccgcgcctggcctgtgttACAGTCTTCAGACAGAATTTCTGCTTCTCCAGGAAACCTCAGGTTTTGCTCTTAAAGCCATCCAACTAAACAGATGAGGCCCACACACGTTATCAAGGGTGATCTCTTTTACTTAAAGTCAGttgagggccgggcatggtggctcatgcctataatgtcagtactttttttttttagacagagtcttgccctatctcccaggctggagtgcaatggcattatcttggctcactgctacctccccctcccaggttcaagagaatctcctgcctcagcctcctgagtagctgggactacaggcacatgacaccatgtccggctaacttttgtattttttgtagagatggggtttagccatgttggccaggctggtctcgaactcctgacctcaggtgatctgctcacttcagccttccaaaatgctgggattacaggcttgagtcactgcacccagcatatcccagtactttggaaggctgaggcaggaggattacttaagctcaggagttcaagactagcctgggcaatgtagcaagaccctgtctctctctacaaaaataggaaaagttagccaggcgtggtggtgcttgcctgtggcctcagctacctggaaggctgaggcaggaggatcctttgagcccaggaagtcgaggctgcagtgagccatgatccaaTGCcgctacactgcagcctgggtgatagagcgagacctcCACTTGGGGGAaaaatctgtctatctatctatccatatacatgtttaataaaaatgggcaagtgacttgaatagacatttcttcagaaATCATATACAAaaggccaacaagcacatgaaaagatgctaaacatcattagtcatcagggaaatgaaaaggaaaaccttagcggggcgcggtggctcacacctgtagtcccagcactttgggaggctgaggtgggagcatcgtttgagcctggggcggtcgaggctgcagtgagctatgatctcaccactgcactccagcccgggtgacagagcgagaccctgtgtcaaaacaaaacaaaaaaagaaaaggaaaaagaaagcaagggaaggaagaaagcccTCGGTTCAGGGTCGCCGGGGAAGGGGCTGGTTTGGACGGCTGTCGCCGCAGGCCCTCCGGGTTAGAGACCGTCGGGGGCGTGTCTTGAGCTGGGGGCGCGACTCCTCGGCGGGGGTGCACCTGAGAGGCCGGGACCAGCGAGGCCGCGCCCCGGTGGCAGGTGACCCCGGGCGCGTCTCCGAGCGCCAGGGTGGGGCGAGGCGGGCGCGCGCCCCAGGCCCGAGGGGGTGTGGCGCGGGCGCGCGCGGGTTCCGGGGTCGCCCGAGGCGGCGGGCGGGGAGCCGGGGCGCGGGGGAGGCGCGCGCCGCGGACGCGGCCATCGAGCGAAGGGGGTCGACTGGCCGGGCGGGTCCCCCTTCAGGTCGCGGGGGTCGGGGCTGCGCGCGAGGCCCCTGGCCCCGGGGATCAGCGGCCCCGCCTGCGTCCCCTGCCGCCGCGTCCCCCTCGGCCGGGCGTCCCCGGTCGCCCCCGCCCCGCGCGGTGGTACGGTCCGGGTTTAAAAGGCTCCGGCGGCCCCCGGGCCAGCCCAGTGTgtgggcggcggcggcggctgcgcgCGTGGGGCCCGGGGCGCGCGAGCGGAGCCGCGGTGGGGCTCGGGGGCGCGTCCACGTGGCCAGAGGGCGGCCACCCGGAGCCAGCGGAGGGACAGGTAGGTGGCCGTCATCTTCGCCGTCCGTGCGGGGCCAGCCAGCTCGGGGCCCGGGGCTCCGGCAGCCCGGGGGTCCGGCTCGGCCTGTGGGGGTCAGGCCCTATCCCTGC of the Pongo abelii isolate AG06213 chromosome X, NHGRI_mPonAbe1-v2.0_pri, whole genome shotgun sequence genome contains:
- the FAM50A gene encoding protein FAM50A isoform X2, which codes for MKSNIDKKFSAHYDAVEAELKSSTVGLVTLNDMKAKQEALVKEREKQLAKKEQSKELQMKLEKLREKERKKEAKRKISSLSFTLEEEEEGGEEEEEAAMYEEEMEREEITTKKRKLGKNPDVDTSFLPDRDREEEENRLREELRQEWEAKQEKIKSEEIEITFSYWDGSGHRRTVKMRKGNTMQQFLQKALEILRKDFSELRSAGVEQLMYIKEDLIIPHHHSFYDFIVTKARGKSGPLFNFDVHDDVRLLSDATVEKDESHAGKVVLRSWYEKNKHIFPASRWEPYDPEKKWDKYTIR
- the FAM50A gene encoding protein FAM50A isoform X1 encodes the protein MAQYKGAASEAGRAMHLMKKREKQREQMEQMKQRIAEENIMKSNIDKKFSAHYDAVEAELKSSTVGLVTLNDMKAKQEALVKEREKQLAKKEQSKELQMKLEKLREKERKKEAKRKISSLSFTLEEEEEGGEEEEEAAMYEEEMEREEITTKKRKLGKNPDVDTSFLPDRDREEEENRLREELRQEWEAKQEKIKSEEIEITFSYWDGSGHRRTVKMRKGNTMQQFLQKALEILRKDFSELRSAGVEQLMYIKEDLIIPHHHSFYDFIVTKARGKSGPLFNFDVHDDVRLLSDATVEKDESHAGKVVLRSWYEKNKHIFPASRWEPYDPEKKWDKYTIR